In Streptomyces sp. NBC_01381, a genomic segment contains:
- a CDS encoding DUF397 domain-containing protein, which translates to MASHDIDLSTAAWRKSRHSNGTGGDCVEIADNLPGVVPVRDSKLPHGPALVLPTNAWTPFITAVTKGELTA; encoded by the coding sequence ATGGCAAGCCACGACATTGACTTGAGCACAGCTGCCTGGCGCAAGAGCAGGCACAGCAACGGCACCGGCGGTGACTGCGTCGAGATAGCCGACAACCTCCCCGGCGTCGTCCCCGTCCGCGACTCCAAGCTCCCGCACGGCCCCGCCCTCGTGCTCCCCACGAACGCGTGGACCCCCTTCATCACCGCCGTCACGAAAGGCGAACTGACCGCCTGA
- the hutI gene encoding imidazolonepropionase produces the protein MTTTLITNIGSLVTNDPAQGDGSPIGLLTDAAVVLDGEQVAWVGPAAKAPAADTTHDAEGRAAIPGFVDSHSHLVFAGDRTQEFNARMSGRAYSAGGIRTTVAATRAATDAELEANLTHYLAEALRQGTTTFETKSGYGLNTEDESRALRIASRHTDEVTYMGAHIVSPDYAEDPAAYVELVTGEMLDACAPHARWIDVFCEKGAFDGDQARAILTAGKARGLHPRIHANQLSYGPGVQLAVELDAASADHCTHLTDADVDALANSDTVATLLPGAEFSTRAEWPDARRLLDAGATVALSTDCNPGSSFTSSVPFCIALAVRDMGMTPDEAIWSATAGGAAALRRTDIGVLREGTRADLALLDAPSHVHLAYRPGVPLVSEVWRRGVRVG, from the coding sequence ATGACAACCACCCTCATCACCAACATCGGCAGCCTCGTCACCAACGACCCGGCGCAGGGTGACGGCAGCCCCATCGGCCTCCTGACGGACGCCGCCGTCGTCCTGGACGGCGAGCAGGTCGCTTGGGTAGGCCCAGCCGCCAAGGCCCCCGCAGCGGACACCACCCACGACGCGGAGGGCCGTGCCGCGATCCCCGGCTTCGTCGACTCCCACTCCCACCTCGTCTTCGCGGGCGACCGCACCCAGGAGTTCAACGCCCGCATGTCGGGCCGCGCGTACTCGGCGGGCGGCATCCGCACGACGGTGGCGGCGACCCGCGCGGCGACGGACGCCGAGCTGGAGGCGAACCTCACGCACTACCTGGCGGAGGCCCTCCGCCAGGGCACGACGACGTTCGAGACGAAGTCGGGCTACGGCCTGAACACCGAGGACGAGTCCCGAGCCCTGCGCATCGCGTCCCGCCACACGGACGAGGTCACGTACATGGGCGCGCACATCGTCTCCCCGGACTACGCCGAGGACCCGGCGGCGTACGTCGAACTGGTGACGGGCGAGATGCTCGACGCCTGCGCGCCGCACGCCCGCTGGATCGACGTCTTCTGCGAGAAGGGCGCGTTCGACGGCGACCAGGCCCGCGCGATCCTGACGGCGGGCAAGGCACGCGGCCTGCACCCCCGCATCCACGCGAACCAGCTTTCGTACGGCCCGGGAGTCCAACTGGCGGTGGAACTGGACGCCGCATCGGCGGACCACTGCACGCACCTGACGGACGCGGACGTGGACGCCCTCGCGAACAGCGACACGGTGGCGACGCTCCTCCCGGGCGCGGAGTTCTCCACCCGAGCGGAGTGGCCGGACGCCCGCCGCCTCCTGGACGCGGGCGCGACGGTGGCCCTCTCCACGGACTGCAACCCCGGCTCGTCCTTCACGTCCTCGGTCCCCTTCTGCATCGCCCTCGCGGTACGAGACATGGGCATGACCCCGGACGAGGCGATCTGGTCGGCGACGGCGGGCGGCGCGGCGGCACTGCGCCGCACGGACATCGGCGTACTCCGCGAGGGCACCCGAGCCGACCTGGCCCTGCTCGACGCCCCGAGCCATGTCCACCTGGCCTACCGGCCGGGGGTGCCGCTGGTCAGCGAGGTATGGCGGCGGGGCGTGCGCGTCGGCTGA
- a CDS encoding formimidoylglutamate deiminase, with translation MQVTTYWLEQAWLDTHVEPGVAVDVEGDRIRAVRKGVDAPPPGATVLRGLTLPGLANAHSHAFHRALRGTVQVGSGTFWTWREVMYSVADRLTPETYHALARAVYAEMALAGITTVGEFHYLHHGPGGAAYADPNAMGEALIQAAADAGIRITLLDTAYVASGLLTESRGEPPNRHQLRFSDGTTEAWAERASALKDRDHARIGAAIHSVRAVPARQLGVVAEWAASRKAPLHVHLSEQTAENEACEAVHGRTPTQLLADHGVLGPRTTGVHNTHLTDEDIALLGGSSTGTCMCPTTERDLADGIGPAVSLQQAGSPLSLGSDSHAVIDILEEARAMELNERLRSHTRGHWTAAALLRAATADGHAALGWADAGIIEAGALADLTTIALDSVRTAGPLPRLAAETAVFAATSADVRHTVVGGRHVVRDGAHTSIPDVPGALAEAIAELHA, from the coding sequence GTGCAGGTGACGACGTACTGGCTGGAGCAGGCCTGGCTGGACACGCATGTCGAGCCGGGGGTCGCGGTCGACGTGGAGGGCGACCGGATCAGGGCCGTCCGCAAGGGGGTCGATGCACCCCCGCCCGGCGCGACGGTCCTGCGCGGCCTGACGCTCCCGGGATTGGCCAACGCCCACTCGCATGCCTTCCACCGGGCGCTGCGCGGCACGGTCCAGGTCGGCTCCGGCACGTTCTGGACGTGGCGGGAGGTCATGTACTCGGTGGCGGACCGCCTGACGCCCGAGACCTACCACGCGCTCGCGCGGGCGGTGTACGCGGAGATGGCGCTGGCGGGCATCACGACGGTGGGCGAGTTTCATTACTTGCACCACGGGCCGGGTGGTGCGGCTTACGCCGACCCCAACGCGATGGGCGAGGCACTGATCCAGGCGGCGGCGGACGCGGGCATCCGCATCACGCTCCTGGACACGGCGTACGTGGCGTCGGGACTCCTCACCGAGTCGCGGGGTGAGCCCCCGAACCGCCACCAGCTCCGCTTCTCCGACGGAACGACGGAGGCGTGGGCGGAACGGGCGTCGGCGCTCAAGGACCGCGACCACGCACGCATCGGGGCGGCGATCCACTCCGTACGGGCAGTCCCGGCACGCCAGTTGGGAGTGGTGGCGGAGTGGGCCGCGTCCCGCAAGGCCCCCCTCCACGTCCACCTCTCCGAACAGACGGCGGAGAACGAGGCGTGCGAGGCGGTCCACGGCCGCACTCCCACGCAATTGCTTGCGGACCACGGGGTGCTGGGCCCCCGCACGACGGGCGTCCACAACACCCACCTCACGGACGAGGACATCGCGCTGCTCGGCGGTTCCTCGACGGGCACGTGCATGTGCCCCACGACGGAACGCGACCTGGCGGACGGCATCGGCCCGGCGGTCAGCCTTCAGCAGGCCGGCAGCCCTCTCTCCCTGGGCAGCGACAGCCACGCGGTGATCGACATCCTCGAAGAGGCGCGGGCGATGGAACTGAACGAGCGCCTGCGCTCGCACACGCGGGGGCATTGGACGGCGGCGGCGCTCCTCCGGGCGGCGACGGCGGACGGTCACGCGGCGCTGGGCTGGGCGGACGCGGGGATCATCGAGGCCGGCGCCCTCGCCGACCTCACCACGATCGCCCTGGACTCGGTCCGCACGGCGGGCCCGCTGCCGCGCCTGGCGGCGGAGACGGCGGTGTTCGCGGCGACGTCGGCGGACGTCCGCCACACGGTCGTCGGCGGCCGCCACGTGGTTCGCGACGGCGCCCACACCTCGATCCCCGACGTGCCGGGAGCCCTGGCCGAGGCCATCGCAGAGCTGCACGCCTGA
- a CDS encoding DUF5753 domain-containing protein, protein MAVPDEVSDELLRLARRANVDYASWRAYARVGLYHKQAELKALESSSRVMRHFLPAIPTGLLHVREYAIETLSPTVDSDPARDVLRAVRARMHRQAILDDTSRSFWFLMTEQAVKWRRASVGAMGAQCAHMAKVNRKPNVEIGIIPQGVQAPGTPMNIFVVYDDRLVTVELFSGEVVLRDPRDITQHLNLFDLFWSHALTGDDASAFLTETAEGFMRQRN, encoded by the coding sequence TTGGCCGTACCCGACGAGGTTTCCGACGAGCTGCTACGGCTGGCGCGCAGGGCCAATGTTGATTACGCGTCTTGGCGCGCTTATGCGCGTGTTGGCCTCTACCACAAGCAAGCCGAGCTGAAAGCACTTGAGTCTTCCTCGCGGGTGATGCGGCACTTCCTGCCCGCCATCCCTACCGGTCTCCTGCATGTCCGTGAGTACGCCATCGAGACGCTGTCACCCACGGTGGACAGCGATCCGGCCCGGGATGTCCTCAGGGCCGTGCGGGCCCGCATGCATCGGCAGGCCATCCTGGACGACACGTCACGCTCGTTCTGGTTCCTGATGACCGAGCAGGCCGTGAAATGGCGACGGGCGAGCGTCGGAGCCATGGGGGCGCAGTGTGCGCACATGGCGAAGGTCAACAGGAAGCCCAACGTCGAGATCGGGATAATCCCGCAAGGAGTGCAAGCGCCCGGCACTCCGATGAACATCTTCGTCGTATACGACGACCGCCTCGTGACGGTCGAATTGTTCTCCGGGGAAGTCGTGTTGCGCGACCCGAGGGATATAACCCAGCATCTGAATCTATTCGACCTGTTCTGGTCTCACGCCCTCACCGGCGATGACGCTTCAGCCTTTCTGACCGAAACCGCTGAAGGCTTTATGCGTCAACGTAACTAG
- a CDS encoding APC family permease, with the protein MTTSNTTTTAPPPAEEPSLHRAIGPKLLILFVIGDILGTGIYATTGKVAGKVGGALWLPFAIGFVVAILTAASYVELVGKYPKAAGAALYTQKAFKTPFLTFIIAFMVMCSGLASASAAARAFSGDYLSELTSDALPPTLIAIVFILALAALNLRGVSESVKTNVVLTLVELTGLAIILAIGAYAVLSGDGDPGRLTNFESPGGGTGYALLTGVLGATALGFFAFVGFEDSVNMAEETKDPGRTFPRAIFIGVAVTGTIYVLVALVSSLLVDYKVLEGSSGPLLEVVKAGGIDFPHKLFALIALFAVTNSALINIMMASRLCYGMANERILPRAMGRVLARRRTPVVGIVFVSLLAIGLVTTGEIEGLGDTTAFLLLCVFAIVNVSVLVLRRDPVDHEHFRTPTALPVIGAITALILASPLADRPAEVYIRAGILVAIGVGLWVVNKAVMKARGED; encoded by the coding sequence GTGACGACATCCAACACGACCACCACCGCACCACCACCGGCCGAAGAACCCTCGCTGCACCGCGCGATCGGCCCCAAGCTCCTGATCCTCTTCGTGATCGGCGACATCCTCGGCACCGGCATCTACGCCACCACCGGCAAGGTCGCGGGAAAGGTCGGCGGCGCGCTGTGGCTGCCGTTCGCGATCGGGTTCGTCGTGGCGATCCTGACGGCGGCTTCGTACGTCGAACTGGTCGGCAAGTATCCGAAGGCGGCGGGAGCGGCCCTCTACACCCAGAAGGCGTTCAAGACGCCGTTCCTCACCTTCATCATCGCGTTCATGGTGATGTGCTCGGGCCTGGCGTCGGCGAGCGCCGCGGCCCGTGCCTTCAGCGGCGACTATCTGAGCGAGCTGACGAGCGACGCGCTCCCGCCGACGCTGATCGCGATCGTCTTCATCCTGGCGCTTGCGGCGCTGAACCTGCGCGGCGTCTCCGAGTCGGTCAAGACGAACGTGGTCCTCACGCTCGTCGAGCTGACGGGCCTGGCGATCATCCTCGCCATCGGCGCGTACGCGGTCCTGAGCGGCGACGGGGACCCCGGCCGCCTGACGAACTTCGAATCACCCGGCGGCGGCACGGGCTACGCGCTCCTGACGGGCGTGCTAGGCGCGACCGCGCTCGGCTTCTTCGCCTTCGTCGGCTTCGAGGACTCGGTGAACATGGCCGAGGAGACAAAAGATCCGGGGCGCACCTTCCCCCGCGCCATCTTCATCGGGGTCGCGGTGACGGGCACGATCTACGTCCTGGTGGCGCTGGTGTCCTCGCTCCTGGTCGACTACAAGGTCCTGGAAGGCTCCAGCGGCCCGCTGCTCGAAGTCGTCAAGGCGGGCGGCATCGACTTCCCGCACAAACTCTTCGCGCTGATCGCCCTGTTCGCGGTCACCAACTCCGCGCTCATCAACATCATGATGGCCTCGCGGCTCTGCTACGGCATGGCCAACGAACGCATCCTGCCGCGCGCGATGGGCCGCGTCCTGGCCCGCCGCCGCACGCCGGTGGTCGGCATCGTCTTCGTCTCGCTCCTCGCGATCGGCCTGGTCACGACGGGCGAGATCGAGGGGCTCGGCGACACGACGGCGTTCCTGCTGCTGTGCGTCTTCGCGATCGTCAACGTGTCGGTGCTCGTACTGCGCCGCGACCCCGTGGACCACGAGCACTTCCGTACGCCGACGGCGCTGCCCGTGATCGGGGCGATCACCGCGCTGATCCTGGCGAGCCCGCTGGCGGACCGCCCGGCGGAGGTCTACATCCGGGCCGGCATCCTCGTCGCCATCGGGGTCGGCCTCTGGGTGGTCAACAAGGCGGTGATGAAGGCGCGGGGCGAGGACTGA
- a CDS encoding DUF6879 family protein, whose product MPVDGSSPVLLDGDAWQAYFRDFKRSAFRLEVHQTYTMPAEAEAVRDFLAGAQKPEGFNASWHRTIRDHAAAGRTMTRAKIVHRPLTPYSRYLFEWCIPGNVAAGEDYQMVDLTDRSNPGIPEQDFWMFDESTVVHLNYRSDGTQINRELIQDPDMGKYLAWRDLALESAVPFSAYRT is encoded by the coding sequence GTGCCCGTGGATGGCTCTAGCCCCGTACTGCTGGACGGCGACGCGTGGCAGGCGTACTTCCGCGATTTCAAGCGTTCGGCCTTCCGGCTCGAAGTGCACCAGACGTACACCATGCCCGCCGAGGCTGAGGCGGTCCGCGACTTCCTTGCCGGCGCTCAGAAGCCTGAGGGCTTCAACGCGTCGTGGCATCGGACGATCAGAGACCATGCGGCGGCCGGGCGGACGATGACACGCGCCAAGATCGTGCACCGACCGCTCACGCCGTACAGCCGGTATCTGTTCGAGTGGTGCATCCCCGGCAATGTTGCAGCCGGGGAGGACTACCAAATGGTTGATTTGACTGACAGGTCGAACCCTGGAATTCCTGAACAGGATTTCTGGATGTTCGACGAGTCGACGGTCGTACACCTCAACTACCGCTCCGACGGAACGCAGATCAATCGCGAGCTGATCCAAGACCCAGACATGGGTAAGTATCTCGCGTGGCGGGATCTCGCCCTGGAAAGTGCCGTACCGTTCAGTGCCTATCGAACCTGA
- the hutU gene encoding urocanate hydratase — MSGPRPVRAPRGTELSALGWQQEAALRMLQNNLDPEVAEHPDKLVVYGGTGKAARDWRSFDAMVRTLRTLKQDETMLVQSGRPVGVMQTHEWAPRVLIANSNLVGDWANWEEFRRLEQLGLTMYGQMTAGSWIYIGTQGILQGTYETFAAVAAKKFNGTLAGTITLTAGLGGMGGAQPLAVTMNDGVAICIDVDPRAIERRIEHRYLDVKADNLAHALQLATEARDARRPLSIGLLGNAAELLPQMLAEGAPIDIVTDQTSAHDPLAYLPVGVDFDDMADAAAKDPAGFTTRARESMAKHVEAMVGFMDAGAEVFDYGNSIRGEAQLAGYDRAFAFPGFVPAYIRPLFCEGKGPFRWAALSGEASDIHKTDKAILDLFPENESLHRWIKMAGERVHFQGLPARICWLGQGERDKAGDMFNDMVGNGTLAAPLAIGRDHLDCGSVASPYRETEAMLDGSDAIADWPLLNAMVNVASGASWVSIHHGGGVGMGRSIHAGQVSVADGTKLAGEKIRRVLTNDPGMGVIRHVDAGYDIAESVADEKGVRIPMREEGTA, encoded by the coding sequence ATGTCAGGACCCCGCCCCGTACGGGCACCGCGCGGTACGGAACTGAGCGCCCTGGGATGGCAGCAGGAAGCCGCCCTGCGCATGCTGCAGAACAACCTCGACCCCGAGGTCGCCGAGCACCCCGACAAGCTCGTCGTCTACGGCGGCACCGGCAAGGCGGCCCGCGACTGGCGCTCCTTCGACGCCATGGTGCGTACGCTCCGGACCCTCAAGCAGGACGAGACGATGCTCGTCCAGTCCGGCCGCCCGGTCGGCGTCATGCAGACCCACGAGTGGGCGCCGCGTGTCCTCATCGCCAACTCCAACCTGGTCGGCGACTGGGCGAACTGGGAGGAGTTCCGGCGCCTCGAGCAGCTCGGCCTGACCATGTACGGCCAGATGACCGCGGGCTCCTGGATCTACATCGGCACGCAGGGCATCCTCCAGGGCACGTACGAGACGTTCGCCGCCGTCGCCGCGAAGAAGTTCAACGGGACGCTTGCCGGGACGATCACGCTGACGGCCGGGCTCGGCGGCATGGGAGGCGCCCAGCCGCTCGCCGTGACGATGAACGACGGCGTCGCGATCTGTATCGACGTCGACCCGCGCGCCATCGAGCGCCGCATCGAGCACCGCTACCTGGACGTGAAGGCCGACAACCTGGCCCACGCCCTCCAGCTGGCCACCGAGGCCCGCGACGCCCGCCGCCCGCTCTCCATCGGCCTGCTCGGCAACGCGGCGGAGCTGCTGCCGCAGATGCTGGCCGAGGGCGCCCCCATCGACATCGTGACGGACCAGACCTCCGCCCACGACCCGCTCGCCTACCTCCCGGTCGGCGTGGACTTCGACGACATGGCCGACGCGGCCGCCAAGGACCCGGCGGGCTTCACCACCCGCGCCCGCGAGTCCATGGCCAAGCACGTCGAGGCGATGGTCGGCTTCATGGACGCGGGCGCCGAGGTCTTCGACTACGGCAACTCGATCCGCGGCGAGGCCCAACTGGCGGGCTACGACCGCGCGTTCGCCTTCCCGGGCTTCGTCCCCGCCTACATCCGCCCGCTCTTCTGCGAGGGCAAGGGCCCGTTCCGCTGGGCGGCGCTGTCCGGCGAGGCGTCCGACATCCACAAGACGGACAAGGCGATCCTCGACCTCTTCCCGGAGAACGAATCGCTGCACCGCTGGATCAAGATGGCCGGCGAGCGCGTCCACTTCCAGGGCCTCCCGGCGCGTATCTGCTGGCTGGGCCAGGGCGAGCGCGACAAGGCGGGCGACATGTTCAACGACATGGTCGGCAACGGCACCCTCGCCGCCCCGCTCGCGATCGGCCGCGACCACCTGGACTGCGGCTCGGTGGCATCCCCGTACCGCGAGACGGAAGCCATGCTCGACGGCTCCGACGCGATCGCCGACTGGCCGCTCCTGAACGCCATGGTGAACGTCGCTTCGGGCGCCTCCTGGGTCTCCATCCACCACGGCGGCGGCGTCGGCATGGGCCGCTCCATCCACGCGGGCCAGGTCTCGGTCGCCGACGGCACCAAGCTGGCGGGCGAGAAGATCCGCCGCGTCCTCACGAACGACCCCGGCATGGGCGTCATCCGGCACGTGGACGCGGGCTACGACATCGCGGAGTCGGTGGCGGACGAGAAGGGCGTACGGATCCCCATGCGCGAGGAAGGCACCGCGTGA
- a CDS encoding diaminopimelate decarboxylase, whose protein sequence is MSDQGAGTAHASGAGGGPETPTRRLTAVDPAAEPAARRDQAVRAAVEQGLVGPAAPIAGLLDITGIRASAAALHAAFDAVTPDGTPVLHAFAVKASPLVPVLRLLRDAGIGAEVASPGELAIARAAGVPPAHTVLDSPAKTPAELREALALGIAVNADNPQELARIDAMTQSAPTRSPVGLRVNPQIGGGSIGALSTATATSKFGVGLRDEGAREWIVQAYLDRPWLTRLHAHSGSQGLPLELMVRGVAATYELAEEINERAGRRQIDTIDIGGGLPVNFGSDEESPTHAQYARRLKSRVPGLLDGRYGLVTEFGRSLLAKHGTILARVEYAKSAGARPIAVTHAGVQVATRTVYAPASWPLRIAAYDAKGRPKSGPPVGQDIAGPACFAGDLLAENRPLPLLEQGDYAAALDTGAYYFAHHYSYNSLARPGIYGFSTRADEVRFAAVREPQTLDEIVAEAGGGIAREALRRL, encoded by the coding sequence ATGAGCGATCAGGGCGCGGGGACCGCACACGCATCCGGGGCGGGCGGCGGCCCGGAAACCCCCACACGACGCCTCACGGCGGTGGATCCGGCAGCCGAGCCCGCCGCCCGCCGCGACCAGGCCGTCCGCGCCGCCGTCGAGCAGGGCCTCGTCGGGCCCGCAGCCCCCATCGCGGGGCTCCTCGACATCACCGGCATCCGCGCATCCGCCGCCGCCCTGCACGCCGCCTTCGACGCGGTCACCCCGGACGGCACCCCCGTCCTGCACGCCTTCGCGGTGAAGGCATCGCCCCTGGTCCCGGTCCTGCGCCTGCTCCGCGACGCGGGCATCGGCGCCGAGGTGGCGAGCCCCGGCGAGCTGGCCATCGCGCGGGCCGCCGGCGTGCCGCCCGCGCACACGGTCCTCGACTCGCCCGCCAAGACCCCGGCCGAGCTGCGCGAGGCCCTCGCGCTCGGCATCGCCGTGAACGCGGACAATCCGCAGGAGCTCGCCCGCATCGACGCGATGACCCAGTCGGCGCCCACCCGCTCCCCCGTCGGCCTGCGGGTGAACCCGCAGATCGGCGGCGGCTCCATCGGCGCACTCTCGACGGCGACGGCGACCTCGAAGTTCGGCGTCGGCCTGCGCGACGAGGGCGCCCGCGAGTGGATCGTCCAGGCGTACCTCGACCGCCCTTGGCTGACCCGCCTGCACGCCCACTCCGGCTCGCAGGGCCTGCCCCTGGAACTGATGGTGCGGGGCGTGGCGGCGACGTACGAACTGGCCGAGGAGATCAACGAACGCGCCGGACGGCGGCAGATCGACACGATCGACATCGGCGGCGGACTGCCCGTCAACTTCGGTTCGGACGAGGAGAGTCCGACCCACGCGCAGTACGCGCGCCGCCTCAAGTCCCGCGTCCCGGGGCTGCTCGACGGGCGGTACGGCCTGGTCACCGAGTTCGGCCGCTCGCTGCTCGCCAAGCACGGCACGATCCTCGCCCGCGTCGAGTACGCCAAGTCGGCGGGCGCCCGGCCGATCGCGGTGACGCACGCGGGCGTTCAGGTCGCGACGCGCACGGTGTACGCGCCCGCGTCCTGGCCACTGCGGATCGCCGCGTACGACGCGAAGGGCCGCCCCAAGAGCGGCCCGCCGGTGGGCCAGGACATCGCGGGCCCGGCCTGCTTCGCGGGCGACCTGCTCGCCGAGAACCGCCCGCTCCCCCTGCTCGAACAGGGCGACTACGCTGCGGCGCTCGACACCGGCGCGTACTACTTCGCGCACCACTACTCGTACAACAGCCTTGCCAGGCCCGGCATTTACGGCTTCTCGACGCGCGCCGACGAGGTGCGATTCGCCGCCGTGCGGGAGCCGCAGACGCTCGACGAGATCGTGGCGGAGGCGGGCGGCGGCATCGCGCGGGAGGCTCTGCGCCGCCTCTGA
- a CDS encoding helix-turn-helix transcriptional regulator, which translates to MPYRSVPIEPETQARERKDLAEALRGLRRASGLSGERLALRCNMSQTKISRIETGRALPTVIDVE; encoded by the coding sequence GTGCCGTACCGTTCAGTGCCTATCGAACCTGAGACACAAGCACGGGAACGGAAGGACTTGGCGGAGGCCCTTCGAGGTCTCCGCCGTGCTTCCGGCCTCAGCGGTGAGCGACTGGCGCTCCGCTGCAACATGAGCCAGACAAAGATCAGTCGTATCGAGACTGGCCGCGCGCTGCCCACGGTCATTGACGTTGAGTGA
- a CDS encoding allantoate amidohydrolase, translated as MWRSLRPIGRSDATGGYRRYAWTGADAECRLWFQAQAEARGLEYEVDRNGNQWAWLGDPSRGDAVVTGSHLDSVPDGGAFDGPLGVVSAFAALDELRARKVAFRRPLAITNFGDEEGARFGLACVGSRLTAGKLTADAAHRLTDADGVTLPQAMEAAGYDPSTIGPDPERLARIGAFVELHVEQGRALDLSGDPVGIASAIWPHGRWRFDFRGEANHAGTTRLVDRRDPMLTYAETVLAARREAELAGAVATFGKISVEPNGVNAIPSLVRGWLDSRAADQSTLDTVVTGIEKAAREYADRHGIDLDVVRESFTPVVEFEDALRDELATILGTGADQPIPVLGTGAGHDAGILSESIPTAMLFVRNPTGISHSPAEFAAEDDCVAGVTALADVLEGLACR; from the coding sequence ATGTGGCGCTCGCTGCGGCCCATCGGCCGCAGCGACGCCACCGGTGGCTACCGCCGCTACGCCTGGACCGGCGCCGACGCCGAGTGCCGCCTGTGGTTCCAGGCGCAGGCGGAGGCACGCGGCCTTGAGTACGAGGTCGACCGCAACGGCAACCAGTGGGCCTGGCTCGGCGACCCGTCCCGTGGCGACGCGGTCGTCACCGGCTCCCACCTGGACTCCGTCCCGGACGGCGGTGCCTTCGACGGCCCGCTCGGGGTCGTGTCCGCCTTCGCGGCGCTGGATGAACTCCGCGCACGGAAGGTGGCATTCCGCCGCCCCCTCGCCATCACCAACTTCGGCGACGAGGAGGGTGCCCGCTTCGGCCTGGCCTGCGTGGGCTCACGCCTGACGGCGGGCAAGCTGACCGCCGATGCCGCGCACCGCCTGACGGACGCCGACGGAGTCACGCTCCCGCAGGCGATGGAGGCGGCGGGCTACGACCCGTCGACGATCGGCCCGGACCCCGAACGCCTCGCCCGTATCGGTGCGTTCGTGGAACTGCACGTGGAACAGGGCCGCGCCCTCGACCTCTCCGGCGACCCCGTGGGCATCGCGTCCGCCATCTGGCCGCACGGCCGCTGGCGCTTCGACTTCAGGGGCGAGGCCAACCACGCGGGCACGACCCGCCTGGTGGACCGCCGGGACCCGATGCTGACGTATGCGGAGACGGTCCTTGCGGCCCGCCGCGAGGCCGAACTCGCGGGCGCGGTGGCGACGTTCGGCAAGATCTCGGTGGAGCCGAACGGCGTGAACGCGATCCCGTCGCTGGTCAGGGGCTGGCTGGACTCCCGTGCCGCAGACCAGTCGACTCTCGACACGGTCGTGACGGGCATCGAGAAGGCGGCCCGTGAGTACGCGGACCGGCACGGCATCGACCTCGACGTCGTACGCGAGTCCTTCACGCCGGTGGTGGAATTCGAGGACGCGCTGCGGGATGAGCTGGCCACGATCCTGGGCACCGGTGCGGACCAGCCGATCCCCGTCCTGGGAACGGGCGCCGGACACGACGCGGGCATTTTGTCCGAGTCGATCCCCACCGCCATGCTGTTCGTACGGAACCCCACGGGCATCTCGCACTCCCCGGCCGAGTTCGCCGCCGAGGACGACTGCGTGGCCGGGGTGACCGCACTGGCCGACGTACTGGAAGGGCTGGCGTGCAGGTGA
- a CDS encoding DUF397 domain-containing protein has product MQNRTDLYSLPISEAAVFSKACGGNTHPDGESCVTLAKIGESAWAVGDSKRPDIPPLRFTTAELDAAGIDPARFGLSA; this is encoded by the coding sequence ATGCAGAACAGAACTGACCTGTACAGCCTCCCTATCTCCGAGGCAGCCGTGTTCAGCAAGGCATGCGGAGGCAACACGCACCCGGACGGCGAATCGTGCGTGACCCTGGCCAAAATCGGCGAGAGCGCCTGGGCGGTGGGTGACAGCAAGCGGCCCGACATCCCGCCCCTGCGCTTCACCACAGCCGAGCTGGACGCGGCCGGTATCGATCCGGCGAGGTTCGGGCTCTCCGCCTGA
- a CDS encoding DUF6879 family protein, translating to MSLDGEDWRRFFDAFEQEAWRFEAQATYTMPKEQENVARFLRGEAKPADHNARWHERVHAYIESGRRIGRVRIVRRPLTDYQRYQFAWGIPGNIAAGEDIRVLDVTQEGYGLPLSGRDWWMFDESRIAHLNFRPDGTQINREAYEGDPAPYREWKRIALEHAVPFEEFMH from the coding sequence GTGTCGTTGGACGGTGAGGACTGGCGTCGGTTTTTCGACGCCTTCGAGCAGGAGGCCTGGCGGTTCGAGGCGCAGGCGACGTACACCATGCCCAAAGAGCAGGAGAACGTTGCCCGCTTCCTGCGGGGCGAGGCCAAGCCCGCCGACCACAACGCCCGCTGGCACGAGCGAGTGCACGCATACATCGAGTCCGGCAGGCGCATCGGCCGCGTCCGCATCGTGCGCCGACCGCTCACCGACTACCAGCGGTACCAGTTCGCCTGGGGCATCCCCGGAAACATTGCCGCCGGAGAGGACATCCGCGTCCTGGATGTGACGCAGGAGGGCTATGGCTTGCCACTCTCCGGGCGCGACTGGTGGATGTTCGACGAGTCCCGCATCGCCCACCTGAATTTCCGGCCGGACGGTACACAGATCAATCGCGAGGCGTACGAGGGTGATCCGGCCCCCTACCGGGAGTGGAAGCGCATAGCCCTTGAGCACGCCGTGCCCTTCGAGGAGTTCATGCACTGA